A stretch of the Phaeodactylum tricornutum CCAP 1055/1 chromosome 15, whole genome shotgun sequence genome encodes the following:
- a CDS encoding predicted protein: MPSHKATSRHAAVWGLTETRFLSKPCWYRLIPSETSLFISLTSCMNFSEACRLAPLESAQLSVGFCAFTIPVEIDQPRSILSNGPSTILSLERGSSSIVLLEDADGDGVADSRRTLATAPDLNHGLALHDGYVYASSDQNVYRWAYTEDFGSVDPSPTLVVNNINADGQGGAPFGHRTRTIIFDGSDRLYISVGSAGNVDDDSFRSRIRRFSDLDPSNFPIDFLQGEVFADGLRNEVGLAFDTHGVLWGVENGADNLERSDLGGDITNDNPAEELNRFREEDVGRHYGYPYCWTEFLLSPGLGQGRGTAWAWPTFLANGAVTDAQCRNNYIGPVVSMQAHSAPLGITFYRWKEPNELPQDCTGGFPRSMDGFAFLAFHGSWNRDIPTGYKVTYVPMDENGEALGEPVDLLAHIAPNASWASGFRPVDVDFDSCGRLIVSSDGSRQDGAYRGSGIVRVEYQTLESSLVPGPSAPPTAINTDTVAPVPAPTITQPPLASPTSAAKNWGYQWSVALFLLMVQDLCW; encoded by the exons ACATGCCGCGGTGTGgggtttgact GAAACTCGTTTCCTTTCCAAGCCCTGTTGGTATCGTTTGATTCCTTCCGAGACTTCCTTGTTTatttcactgact TCTTGCATGAATTTCAGCGAAGCGTGTCGACTGGCCCCCCTGGAGAGCGCGCAGTTATCGGTTGGCTTCTGTGCCTTTACAATTCCGGTAGAAATCGACCAGCCGAGATCAATTCTATCGAATGGTCCGTCTACAATTCTTTCTCTCGAAAGAGGATCGTCCAGTATCGTCTTGCTGGAAGACGCGGATGGGGATGGCGTGGCCGATAGCCGCCGGACATTGGCAACGGCACCAGATCTCAACCACGGTCTCGCCCTTCACGACGGGTATGTCTACGCCTCGAGTGATCAGAATGTTTACCGGTGGGCCTATACCGAAGATTTTGGATCCGTAGACCCCAGCCCTACTTTGGTGGTGAACAATATCAATGCGGATGGGCAGGGCGGGGCGCCGTTCGGGCATCGGACCCGAACCATCATCTTTGACGGTTCGGACCGACTCTACATTTCGGTAGGAAGTGCCGGAaacgtggacgacgactccTTTCGGAGTCGCATTCGTCGATTTTCGGATCTGGACCCGTCCAATTTTCCCATTGATTTCTTGCAAGGCGAAGTCTTCGCGGACGGGTTGAGAAACGAGGTGGGTTTGGCTTTTGATACGCATGGCGTTCTGTGGGGTGTGGAAAATGGAGCGGACAATCTGGAAAGGTCGGATTTGGGTGGCGACATTACCAACGACAATCCAGCTGAGGAACTCAATCGTTTTCGCGAGGAGGATGTGGGACGACACTACGGTTATCCCTACTGTTGGACCGAGTTCCTCTTGAGTCCGGGCTTGGGACAGGGCCGAGGAACGGCATGGGCGTGGCCTACGTTCTTGGCGAATGGGGCCGTGACGGACGCGCAATGCCGGAACAACTATATCGGCCCAGTCGTTAGCATGCAGGCGCACTCGGCACCCTTGGGTATCACGTTTTACCGATGGAAAGAACCCAATGAGCTTCCCCAAGACTGTACCGGTGGGTTCCCTCGTTCCATGGACGGCTTTGCGTTCCTAGCGTTCCACGGATCGTGGAACCGAGACATCCCGACGGGATACAAGGTAACGTACGTACCCATGGACGAAAACGGTGAGGCCCTCGGGGAACCCGTCGACTTGCTGGCGCACATTGCCCCCAACGCTTCGTGGGCCAGCGGATTCCGGCCCGTCGACGTGGATTTTGACTCCTGTGGCCGTTTGATTGTTTCGAGCGACGGAAGTCGTCAGGACGGAGCCTACCGCGGGTCCGGCATTGTGCGAGTCGAGTATCAGACGTTGGAATCGTCATTGGTTCCCGGTCCGTCCGCACCGCCCACGGCGATCAATACCGATACGGTTGCGCCGGTACCGGCACCGACGATTACCCAGCCTCCGCTGGCGTCGCCCACTTCCGCCGCGAAGAATTGGGGCTACCAGTGGAGCGTGGCACTATTTCTACTGATGGTGCAGGACTTGTGTTGGTAG